A stretch of DNA from Streptomyces xanthii:
TCGTCGCCTGCATGCACTACACGCGAGAGCTGGCCGCCGAGGCCAACGCGATGGCGCGCGCGACCCGCCCGCACTCCGGCCGGAAGGTCGACCGGGACGCCGGGCTCGCCGTCGTCATGGCGCGCGAGCTGACCGACATCTGCTCGCGCCTCCAGGAGGCCGACATCCGGGTCCGCCAGCCGCTCGGCCAGAGCCGGCTGTCCTCCCTGATCCACTCGATGTACGACCCGGACCACCCGATCGACCACATCCAGGCGATGACGAAGCGGAACGCCTGGCCGGCCGAGCTGGACGCCATGGAGCCGACCTATCTCCAGGCGAAGACCCGCGAGTCCTCGACCCGCGCGCCTTGGTGCCACGCCACGGCCTGGGTCAAGGAGTGGCCGATGACGCCGGTCGGGGTGAACTTCCTCGCCCCGCTCCTCGTCCACACCCCGGACGTCATCCGGACGGTCGCCGTGACCATGGACCTGGAGCCCACCGAGATCGCCATCGAGCGGATGCTCACCGAGAAGACGAACGACGAGGCGGAGGCGTCCCGCGCCGCCAAGATGAACCGCACGGTCGACCCGCGCGACATCGCCGCGCACGGCCGTCTCGACCAGCGCGGCGAGGACCTGGCCAGCGGCGCCGCCGGAGTGAACCTCGTCGGCTACATCACCGTCTCCTCCCGCAACCCGGACGCGCTGGCCCGCGACAAGCGGACCATCCGGGCCTCGGCCGGCAAGTCCTATCTGAAGCTGGAGTGGTGCGACCGTGAGCACCACCGGGCGTTCGTGAACACGTTGCCCTTCGCGACCGGCATCCGAAGGTAGGTCACACGTCACCCATGGAGGCTCCCGATGCGTGACCCCTTGTCCCTCCTCACGGACGCGTTCACCTCCTTCCTGTTCGGCAAGGTGGAGACGACCCGGATGCCCGTGCGCACGTCCACGGGCCAGGCCCAGGCCGTCTACCTGCCGACCGCCGCGCCGGGCCTCGGCGACTCCGGCGTGATCATCGGGCGCGAGGTGTACTCCGGCAAGGGGTACATCTACGACCCGTTCCAGCTGTACGGGCAGCAGCTCCCGGCGCCGCACTGGCTGGTCCTCGGCGAGTCCGGCAACGGCAAGTCGGCGCTGGAGAAGACGTACGTCCTGCGTCAGCTCCGCTTCAAGGACCGGCAGGTCGTCGTGCTCGACGCGCAGGGCGAGGACGGCGTCGGCGAGTGGAACCTCATCGCCCAGGAGCTGGGCATAACTCCCATCCGGCTCGACCCGACGGCCGCCCTCGACATGGGCATCCGGCTCAACCCGCTCGACCCCGCGATCACGACGACGGGCCAGCTCGCGCTGCTCCGCACGATCATCGAGGTCGCGATGGGCCACGGCCTCGACGAGCGCTCCGGCTTCGCCCTCAAGGTCGCCCACGCCTACGTCACCGACCACATCACCGAACGCCAGCCGATCCTCACCGACATCGTCGAGCAGCTCCGCCACCCCGAGCCGGAGTCGGCCGAGGCGATGAACGTGGCCATAGACGACGTACGGGCCTGGGGCCTGGACGTCGCCCTGGTCCTGGACCGGCTCGTCGACGGTGACCTGCGCGGCATGTTCGACGGCCCGACGACGGTCGGCATCGACCTGGACGCGCCGCTGATCGTGTTCGACCTGTCCCACATCGACCGCAACTCCATCGCCATGCCGATCCTCATGGCGATCGTCGGCGTGTGGCTGGAGCACACCTGGATCCGGCCGGACCGCAAGAAGCGCATCTTCCTCGTCGAAGAGGCGTGGCACATCATCAACAGCCCGTTCGTGGCCCAGCTGTTCCAGCGCCTGCTCAAGTTCGGCCGCCGTCTCGGCCTGTCCTTCGTCGCGGTCGTCCACCACCTGTCCGACGTCGTCGACGGCGCCGCCGCGAAGGAGGCGGCCGCGATCCTCAAGATGGCCTCGACTCGCACGATCTACGCCCAGAAGGCCGACGAGGCCCGCGCCACCGGCCGGGTCCTCGGCCTGCCCCGCTGGGCCGTCGAGATCATCCCGACGCTCACGCCCGGCATCGCCGTGTGGGACGTCAACGGCAACGTGCAGGTGGTCAAACACCTCGTCACCGAGACGGAACGCCCGCTCGTCTTCACCGACCGCGCCATGACCGAGTCGTCGAACGAACTCGTCGGCGACGACGACGCGATGCGCGCGGCGGAACTGGAGGCGGAGGAGCGGGCCGCGGCCTTCGTCGAGCAGCGCCTCGGCGACGCGTCCGAGTCCACGGTGGCATGACGATGCGGGAGAGCTACGAGCGCCGCGAGGAACAGCGGCGCGGGGGCGGCGTCCCGGACGGCCTCCTGATCGGCGTCCTGGCGTTCGTGCTCGGCATGACCGTCCTGGTGTGGTCGGCGACGGGGCTCGCGGGCCTGTTCGCGAAGGGCGCGTGGCCGGACGGGGTGACCTTCGGCCACACGCCGCCGGCCCTGCGCTCCCTGATCACGGCCCCGCACGACATCCCGGCGGCCTGGCCGTCCACCCCGAAGTCCCAGCTCTCCGGCTACGGCCTCGTCTGGGGCCTCCTCATCAGCCAGGTCCTGATCGGGGTGGTCCTGACCATCTTCGTGGCGGGCACCTTCACCAGATGGCGAGCGGTCCGCAAGAACCGCCGCACCACGGAAGCGCCCCGAAGGGGGCGCGGGGCTGTTCCGACCAGCGACTCCGTCGCGGGGCGCGAGCAGGAGCCCCGTCAGGGGCGCGGGGCTGCACCGCTCAGCGACTCCGTCGCGGGGCGCGACCAGCCCCCACCGGCAGCACCCGTGAACGAAACCCCCGCCGCGCAGACGCCACCCTCGACCACGGTCCCGTCCCCCAGAACAACCGGCCCCCTCCTGCTGGGCCCCGCACCGACCCGCCACGCCGAAGCCGTACAGGCCATCCAAGACGCACCCGGCGCAGCCCTGATCGTCACCTCCTCCCCGGAGATCTGGCAGGAGACCAAGGACGCTCGCGCCAAGCTCGGCCCCGTCCTCCTCTACGACCCCTCCCACCTGTGCGACACCCCGGCCCGCCTCCACTGGAACCCAGCGTCCCGCTGCGAGGACAAGGACACGGCGGCGTCCCGCGCGGCAGCGCTCCTGGCCCCCGTCCGCCCCACCGCGAAGCTCGACTCCGCGCTGGCGGAGACCGCCGAGACCCTGCTGCGCAGCTACCTCCACGCGGCGGCCGCCGAAGGCAAACCGTTCCGCCATGTGCACCGCTGGGCCCAGGGCACCCAGGTCCAGGAGGCGGTCCGCATCCTGCGGACGAACCCGAAGGCTGCCTCGGGCGCGGCCGGCGAGCTGGAGGCCGCGCTCACCTCGCACCCCGAACGCCGCGACATGGCGCAGGAGCTGACGGCCCGCGCCCTGTCCGCCCTGTTCTCCGTGCACGTCCGCGAGGCCTGCACGCCGAACCGGGCCGACGCGCTCGTCCTGGATTCCTTCGTGGACGAGGGGGGCACGCTCTATGTGGTGGGTGAACCCATCGAGAACCCCAGGCAACACCCCGGCGCGATGCCGCTCCTGACGGCACTCGCCTCCAGCGTGGTCGAGCACGGCCGCCGCATGGCCGAAAGGTCACCCGCCGGCCGGCTCGACCCACCAATGACCCTGGTCCTGGACGACGTCGCCGCGGTCGCCCCGCTCCCCCAGCTCCCCGAGCTGCTGTCCCGCGGCGCGGACCGGGGCCTGGTCACCCTGGCGCTGCTGCGCTCGCGCGAGCAGGCCCGCACCCGCTGGCCGGACGCCGAGCTGCCCGTCGGCTGAGGCGTCGCGGCGCCGGGTGCGGCCCTTCCCGTACGCGGGACGGAGTGCTCAGGCCCCGTAGAGCTTCAGGAACGTGCGGACGCCGCCGACCACGCGGGCGTCGAGTTCCTCGGCGGACATCGGGACGACGCCGAAGAAGGTGTCCGTGGTGACGCCGCCGGCGACGAGCAGCATCAAGTGGCGGGCGGCCTCCGCCGATTCGCCGGGGGCGATGCGCAGCAGGCCCTGCGCACCGAGGGCCTCGAGCCGCTCGCGCACCGCCTCGGTGACCGCGCGCGGGCCGATGCGCTGCCACTCCTCGATGACGTCGGCGGGCAGCCGGTTGCCCTCCGCGATGATCTGGCGGACCAGGCGCATGTGCGCGTCGTGGTCGGTGCGGCGGCCCATCCACTCGCGGGCGAAGGCGAGCAGGTCCTTCTCGACGTCGGTCACCTTGGTCAAGTGCCGTTCGGCGAGCGCGATATGGGCGGCCGTGACGGCGGCGGCGCTGTCGAGGAGCGCCTCACGGAACAGGTTCGCCTTGCCGCCGAAGTGGTTGTAGAGGGTGCGGGTGGAGACGCCGGCCTCGGCGGCGATCTCGTCGATGCCGGCCCGCGTGTAGCCCTCGCGCCCGAAGACCGTGCGCGCGCCGCGCAGCAGCGCCTGCCGCTTCTCCAGCGTGCCGCCGCTCCTGTGCCGTACCTGATCCTGCTCCGTCATGCCCGGCCTCCGTTCCCGTACAGCCTAGGCCCGCGGACCTAGGTACAACGACGGTTGCACTTCTTACAACCGTGGTTGTACTTTACCGGCATGGCAACCGAACCCCAGGCTTCGGCGGCCCGCGAAGTCGGCGGCAGCCGCCCCACCTTGACCCTGATCGTCGTGCTCCTCGGCATGCTCACCCTGCCGATGGCCATGTCCGGCACCACCGTGGCCCTGCCCCGCATCGGCGCCGACCTCGACGCGTCCGGCGCCGCCCTGCAGTGGGTCGTCGTCGGCTACTTCCTCGCCGCGTCCTCCTGCATGCTGGTCGCCGGTTCGCTCGGCGACCTCCACGGCCGCCGCCGCGTCCTCACCGCCGGCGCCGCCGTCTACACGGCCGGCACCCTCGCCTCCGCCCTCGCCCCGCACGTCCTGCTCCTGGACGCCGCCCGCATCGTGTCGGGCATCGGCGCCGCCGGCGTCATGGCCTCCGGCGGCTCCCTGCTCGCCGCCACCTTCACCGGCCCCGCCCGCACCCGCGTCTTCGCCTCCCTCGGCACCACCGCCGGCCTCGGCCTCGCCTTCGGCCCCACCTTCTCCGGCTGGCTCGTCGACGCCGTCGGCTGGCGCGCCACGTTCCTGTCCTACGTCGCCGTGGGCGCCGTCATCCTGCTGGGCACCCGCCTGATGAGCGAGTCCCGGGCCGACGTCCGCCCCCAGGTCGACAAGGCGGGCGCCGCCACCTTCATCGC
This window harbors:
- a CDS encoding SCO6880 family protein, with protein sequence MTTQSHVSPPVTPRRTYLIGRARPNAIVGRNRESGELALIIAGAFLGMMCGLLVPVLSLRIVLLMGFPLLALAAVYVPYKGRTFYKWFEINRSYKRSLRRGTAYRSRTMEAGTRLDGREVEIGPPPGIGRLTWLSAPFGPDEIAVLLHADRRTVTAAIEIEGPGVGLRDSEDQEALVDRFGTLLKHVANGDGFVTRLQMLARTLPADPDAHAKDVVVRGDSTAPGWLQGSYDQLQSMVSTSSEQHRAYLVACMHYTRELAAEANAMARATRPHSGRKVDRDAGLAVVMARELTDICSRLQEADIRVRQPLGQSRLSSLIHSMYDPDHPIDHIQAMTKRNAWPAELDAMEPTYLQAKTRESSTRAPWCHATAWVKEWPMTPVGVNFLAPLLVHTPDVIRTVAVTMDLEPTEIAIERMLTEKTNDEAEASRAAKMNRTVDPRDIAAHGRLDQRGEDLASGAAGVNLVGYITVSSRNPDALARDKRTIRASAGKSYLKLEWCDREHHRAFVNTLPFATGIRR
- a CDS encoding ATP-binding protein — its product is MRDPLSLLTDAFTSFLFGKVETTRMPVRTSTGQAQAVYLPTAAPGLGDSGVIIGREVYSGKGYIYDPFQLYGQQLPAPHWLVLGESGNGKSALEKTYVLRQLRFKDRQVVVLDAQGEDGVGEWNLIAQELGITPIRLDPTAALDMGIRLNPLDPAITTTGQLALLRTIIEVAMGHGLDERSGFALKVAHAYVTDHITERQPILTDIVEQLRHPEPESAEAMNVAIDDVRAWGLDVALVLDRLVDGDLRGMFDGPTTVGIDLDAPLIVFDLSHIDRNSIAMPILMAIVGVWLEHTWIRPDRKKRIFLVEEAWHIINSPFVAQLFQRLLKFGRRLGLSFVAVVHHLSDVVDGAAAKEAAAILKMASTRTIYAQKADEARATGRVLGLPRWAVEIIPTLTPGIAVWDVNGNVQVVKHLVTETERPLVFTDRAMTESSNELVGDDDAMRAAELEAEERAAAFVEQRLGDASESTVA
- a CDS encoding type VI secretion protein, producing MRESYERREEQRRGGGVPDGLLIGVLAFVLGMTVLVWSATGLAGLFAKGAWPDGVTFGHTPPALRSLITAPHDIPAAWPSTPKSQLSGYGLVWGLLISQVLIGVVLTIFVAGTFTRWRAVRKNRRTTEAPRRGRGAVPTSDSVAGREQEPRQGRGAAPLSDSVAGRDQPPPAAPVNETPAAQTPPSTTVPSPRTTGPLLLGPAPTRHAEAVQAIQDAPGAALIVTSSPEIWQETKDARAKLGPVLLYDPSHLCDTPARLHWNPASRCEDKDTAASRAAALLAPVRPTAKLDSALAETAETLLRSYLHAAAAEGKPFRHVHRWAQGTQVQEAVRILRTNPKAASGAAGELEAALTSHPERRDMAQELTARALSALFSVHVREACTPNRADALVLDSFVDEGGTLYVVGEPIENPRQHPGAMPLLTALASSVVEHGRRMAERSPAGRLDPPMTLVLDDVAAVAPLPQLPELLSRGADRGLVTLALLRSREQARTRWPDAELPVG
- a CDS encoding TetR/AcrR family transcriptional regulator; the encoded protein is MTEQDQVRHRSGGTLEKRQALLRGARTVFGREGYTRAGIDEIAAEAGVSTRTLYNHFGGKANLFREALLDSAAAVTAAHIALAERHLTKVTDVEKDLLAFAREWMGRRTDHDAHMRLVRQIIAEGNRLPADVIEEWQRIGPRAVTEAVRERLEALGAQGLLRIAPGESAEAARHLMLLVAGGVTTDTFFGVVPMSAEELDARVVGGVRTFLKLYGA